In Streptomyces sp. 71268, the DNA window CCGGCGGGCCACGCCCCCGCGCGGCGTACCCCACGGCCCGCGGCCCCTCCCCGCTCACCCGGCCAGGGCCGCGCCCCGCCGTGCCCGTCTCCCTACGCGTCCGCACCACCCACCAGTCATCACCCATCACCCATCACCACAGGAGCACCACCCACCATGAACCCCTCGCGCCCCAACACCGCCGACGCCACGACCGCCACCACCGCCCCCGAGGCCCAGCAGGCACAGGAGACACAGCAGGCCCAGCAGGCCCCGCCGACCAGCGTCAGCGTCCTCGGCCTCGGCCTGATGGGGCAGGCGCTGGCCGCCGCCCTCGTCGGCGCCGGCCACACCACCACCGTCTGGAACCGCTCGCCCGACAAGGCGGCCGACCTCGTCACCCAGGGCGCGACGCTCGCCGCGACCGCGCGCGACGCCGTGATCGCGAGCGACGTGGTGATCGTCTGCGTCACGGAGTACGACGCCGTACGCGCCCTGGTCGAACCGCTCGCCGACGCCCTGCGCGGCCGGCTCCTGGTCAACCTCACCTCCGGCTCGTCCGCGCAGGCCAGGGCGTTCGCCGCGTGGGCGGCCGAACACGGCGTCGACTACCTGGACGGCGCGATCATGGCCATCCCGCCGGTCGTCGGCACGCCGCACGCCTTCATCCTCTACGCCGGCGAACGCTCCGCGTACGAGGCCGCCGAGCCCGCCCTGCGCGCCCTCGCCCCGGCCGGCACCACCCACCTCGGCGCCGACCACGGCCTGTCGTCGCTGTACGACGTCGCGCTGCTCAGCCTGATGTGGGGCGCCCTGAACAGCTTCCTGCACGGCGCGGCGCTGCTGGGCACGGCGGGGGTGCCGGCGACGGAGTTCGCGCCGTTCGCCAACCAGTGGCTCGGCTCGGTCACCGGCTTCGTCTCCGCGTACGCCGCGCAGATCGACGCCGGGGCGTACCCGGCCGAGGACGCGAAGATCGACACGCACCTCGCGACGATGCACCACCTCCTGCACGAGAGCGAGGCGAGCGGCGTGGACACCACGCTGCCGCGCTTCGTCCAGGCCCTGACCGACCAGGCCATAGCCGAGGGCCACGGCGAGTCCAGCTACGCGGCGATGATCGAGCAGTTCCGCAAGACCACCGCCGCGCCCGAGCCCGGCGCGTAGGCGGTCCGGCGCGTAGGTGGTCCAGGGCGTAGGTGGTCCAGCGCGTGAGCGGCCCGGCGCGGGGCCGGACGCGCCGCGCGGGGCCGGTGCCGTCGCCGGAAAAGCGGTCGCACCGGCCTCGCGCGTCGACCTACGCTGCCCGCATGGGCGTCTTCTCCTAGGCACACGGACGTAGTGCGCGTTCCCCCAGCCCGGCCGGCCGCGAGCCGCCGGGCTCCGTCCGTACGCCCGAACACCCGCTCAGGAGAACACCACCCATGTCACACCCCTTCTCCCCCGCCTCACCTTCTTCAGGTTTCTCAGCCTTCTCCCCTTCCTCGGCGTCCTCGGCTTCTCCCGCCCTCGACCGCCGCATCGCCCGCCTGCGCGAACTCGCCGCCGCCGAACCCCGGCTGACGGGCGTGCTGCTGTACGGCTCGTGGACGGTCGGCGAGGCCGACGCGCACTCCGACATCGAGGCGTACCTGTACGTCGAGGACGACGCGCTCGCCGACTTCGACGGCCGCGCCTTCGTGGAGCGGCTGGCCCCGCTGCGACTCGCGTACACCAACCTGTACGGCATCCTCGCGGTCGTCTTCGACGACCTGATGCGGGGCGAGTTCCACCTCGTCGCGGCCGGGCCCGGCATCGCGGAGATCGACTCGTGGCGGGGCATGGTGCACCTGCCCCGCCCGGAGGCGGCCGTGCTGCTCGACCGCGACGGCCGGCTGACCGAGGCGGCCGGTGGGCTCGCCACGTTCCAGCCGCCGGAGCCCGTGGAGACCGCCCAGCAACTCGCGGACGAGCTGGCCAACTGGACGCTGATGCTGGCCCACGTGCTGGCCAGGGGCGAGACGGGCCGCGCGCACGCCCTGCTGCACACGGTGGTCGCCCCGTTCCAGCTCCAACTGTGCCGCCTGCTGCGGGACACCACCGCGCACTGGCTCACCCCGAGTCGGGCCATGGAGGCCGACCTTCCCGCCGCCGACCTCGCCCGCTACCGCGCGACCACGGCCGCGGCCCACCTTCCCGAGGTGCGGGCCGCGGCCCGGCAGAGCTGGCGGTGGTCGCGCGAGCTGACGGCCGAGGCCGCGGCGCGCTGGGACACCCGCTTCGCCCCCGAACTACACGCCGACATCGCCGCGTTGCTGGCCGGCGAGGAGCCCACCTGCTAGGACGCGAGGCCCGGCGGGCCCTCAGGTCAGGCCCCGCCGGGCCAGGAGGCCAGCGCCCGGCAAGCTAGGCCGCCGGAGACGCCTCGGGAACCACCGGGGCGTCGTCGGCGGCCGGGCCGGTCCCGCCGCGCGCGGCCGACCCGGCCGCCGCGTCGGCGCGCCGCTCGGCCCGCCGGCGCCGCAGGTCGGGCACGAGGGTGACGATGCCGGCCACGGCCATGACGGCCCCGAGCCACACCGGGGCGCGCAGCCCGAAGTGGTTGATGCCGACGCCGCCGATCGCGGAACCGATGATGATCCCGAACGTGATGAACGACGAGTGCACGCTGTTGACCAGCGCCCCGGGGTTGGCCACCCGCTGCACGCGGGTGATCATCGCCGGGTTCATCGTCACGCCCACCAGGCCGATGCCCATCATGAACGCCACCGCCGGCACCTTGACGTGGGCCAGCAGCGCGAAGCCCGCCAGGAAGGCCGTGTTGAGCACCAGGCCGGCCAGCAGCACGGCCAGGGTGTGCCGGTCGGCGAGCCGCCCGACGATAACGTTGCCGACGACCGTGGCCGCGCCGTACGCCACGAGCAGCAACGGCACCATGCTCTCGTCGAACCCGGTGACCTCGGTCAGGATCGGGTTGAAATAGCTGAACGCGGCGAACGTGGCACCAATGATCAACATCGAGGTGGACAGCACCAGCCACAGCCTCGGATCGCGCAACGCCACCGCCTCGCTGCGGAAGTCACCGCCGCCCTCGGCGCGCGCCAGGGCCGGTACGCCGACGACCGTGGTCAGCGCGGCCAGCACGGCGAGCCCGGAGATGGCCCAGAAGGCCGCGCGCCAGCCGAAGTGCTCGCCCACCAGCGTGGACAGCGGCAACCCGAGCAGCGTGCCGAGCATCAGCCCGTTCATCGCCACGGCCATCGCCCGCCCGCCCTGCCCCGGCGGCGCCAGCCGGGCGCACAGCGCCAGCGACACACCGAAGAACGCCTGCGAGGCCGTACCGGTGATCACGCGCGCCACCATCATGACCGCGTACGTGGACGCCGTGGCGGCCAGCACGTTCCCCACCAGGAAGATCCCGAACAGCACCAGCAGCGCCGGCTTCTGCTCCATCCGCAACAGGGCGATGGTCAGGAAGGGCCCACCGAAGGCCATGGCGACGGCGAACGCGGTGATCAGATAGCCCACCTGCGCGACGCTGACGTCCAACCCCTCGGCCATCTGTGGCATCAACCCGGCGACAAGGAATTCGCTCGTGACCATGGAGAAAGCGATAGTTTCGCCGGGCGAGGAAATATGGTGCCCAGCAGAGTTCGGGTTTCCCTTTCCCGCCGACACGGGCGCCAGAGCGATAGTTTCACTGGACGAGGAAATGGCGCGAACAGCGTGGCGCATGAGCTGCGAATCGATTCGGCCCTCGATGCGAAGGGGAGGCAGCAGCTCAGGCTCAGGAGGCACCGGGCGCCCTGGTTCCGTTGCCAAGGCGTCCAAGATCACATCCCAGAGTCCCGAGCCCATCCACCGGGGCACCGTACTGCGGGCAGTGTCGATGCTCCCGAACTCCGTAGCCGGCAACTCACTCCAGCGCAGCCCCGTGCGCACCTTGTAGAACGCTGCGTCGAGCACGCCCCGGCCCGCAGTAGTGCGCGCAGGGAGAAGGCGCCGCACGCGTTCCCACGCTGCGTCAGACAACGTGTCAGGGACCAGTCGGTCATGTGCGCGGAACCAAGCACTGACAGCGCACGGCCGCCCAGTACGGCGCCTAGGAACCGGGCCGGTAATGGTCACCCGAATATCGAGCAGCCGGTAAATCTCCTCCTGATAATTCAGCGTGGCCGATTCCAACAACGAGCGCGCGAACGCACTAACCGCCTCTATCCCAGCAGCACGCCCCGCCGCATTGTGCGCTTCCTTTTGCAGGCGTTCGGCTTCACCGCGTGACTCTTTGAGGCTCGCCAGGACTTTACGCAGCTCACGTGTGGATTCTTCGATTATTTCCCTGGCTTCGCTTTCTGTTGCCTGTTCTTCCGCAGCTTCCAACGCCGCAGCAGAGCGGGCGAGGGAGATTGCTTTTCGCTGCTTTGCAATCTCCTCGTCTAGATTCTCAATCACCCCCGAGTAGTCTGTAGCGTCACTGCGACCAGCAGACCA includes these proteins:
- a CDS encoding nucleotidyltransferase domain-containing protein, translating into MSHPFSPASPSSGFSAFSPSSASSASPALDRRIARLRELAAAEPRLTGVLLYGSWTVGEADAHSDIEAYLYVEDDALADFDGRAFVERLAPLRLAYTNLYGILAVVFDDLMRGEFHLVAAGPGIAEIDSWRGMVHLPRPEAAVLLDRDGRLTEAAGGLATFQPPEPVETAQQLADELANWTLMLAHVLARGETGRAHALLHTVVAPFQLQLCRLLRDTTAHWLTPSRAMEADLPAADLARYRATTAAAHLPEVRAAARQSWRWSRELTAEAAARWDTRFAPELHADIAALLAGEEPTC
- a CDS encoding MFS transporter translates to MVTSEFLVAGLMPQMAEGLDVSVAQVGYLITAFAVAMAFGGPFLTIALLRMEQKPALLVLFGIFLVGNVLAATASTYAVMMVARVITGTASQAFFGVSLALCARLAPPGQGGRAMAVAMNGLMLGTLLGLPLSTLVGEHFGWRAAFWAISGLAVLAALTTVVGVPALARAEGGGDFRSEAVALRDPRLWLVLSTSMLIIGATFAAFSYFNPILTEVTGFDESMVPLLLVAYGAATVVGNVIVGRLADRHTLAVLLAGLVLNTAFLAGFALLAHVKVPAVAFMMGIGLVGVTMNPAMITRVQRVANPGALVNSVHSSFITFGIIIGSAIGGVGINHFGLRAPVWLGAVMAVAGIVTLVPDLRRRRAERRADAAAGSAARGGTGPAADDAPVVPEASPAA
- a CDS encoding NAD(P)-binding domain-containing protein; this translates as MNPSRPNTADATTATTAPEAQQAQETQQAQQAPPTSVSVLGLGLMGQALAAALVGAGHTTTVWNRSPDKAADLVTQGATLAATARDAVIASDVVIVCVTEYDAVRALVEPLADALRGRLLVNLTSGSSAQARAFAAWAAEHGVDYLDGAIMAIPPVVGTPHAFILYAGERSAYEAAEPALRALAPAGTTHLGADHGLSSLYDVALLSLMWGALNSFLHGAALLGTAGVPATEFAPFANQWLGSVTGFVSAYAAQIDAGAYPAEDAKIDTHLATMHHLLHESEASGVDTTLPRFVQALTDQAIAEGHGESSYAAMIEQFRKTTAAPEPGA